The sequence ACCAGCTGACCGATCCGGGCCTGCCGGAAGGCGGCGTCTCGCTGGTCGAGGTGCCGGCGCTCGCCATCTCCTCCACGGACTGCCGCGCGAGAGTCGCCAAGGGCGACCCCATCTGGTACATGGTCCCGGACGGAGTCGTGCGCTACATCGACAAGCGCGAGCTGTACCGCGGCGAGTGAGCCGAGAGGGGCACCACCGGTGAACGACCGATACGACGCGGGTGACGCGGGCTACGGCGCCGTTCCGTACGAAATCGTCGGCTACGACGAGTACGGCCGGCCCGTGTACCAGCAGGTACCGGCCGAGCAGCCTCCCCAGGCCCCGCAGACGGCCTACGACCCGTACGCCCAGCAGCAGGGCTACGGCTACGACCCCTACGCCGCAGGCCGGCAGCCGGCGTCCCCGTACGACCCCGGCCACCAGCAGCCCGCCTACGACGCGTACGACTCCTACGCGCCCTACGGCTCGCAGACCCCGTACGACCCGTACGCCACCGGTGCCGGTACCGGCACCGCCACCGGCCCCCAGGACGGCACCGGCTACGACCCCTACGGGCAGACCGCGAGCGGCGGCCGGCAGCACCTGGTCGCCGAGCAGACCGCCTACATCCCGCAGCAGGCCGCTCCCGCGGAGGAGAGTCCGGCCGCCGAGGACGGTCCGGCCGCCGGGGAGACCGGGCCCGGCCCGGCCGCACCGGATTACCGCACCGAACAGTTCGCCTTCGTCGAGGAGCCGGACGGTGACTCCGAGGACGTCATCGACTGGCTGAAGTTCACCGAGAACCGCACCGAGCGACGCGAGGAGGCCCGCCGCCGCGCCCGCAGCCGGCTCATCGCCCTGCTCGTCGTCCTCGCCCTGGTCGCGGTCGGCGGGGCCGGCTACCTCTGGTACGCCGGAAAGCTGCCCGGCCTGTCCTCCTCCGGCGGCTCGGACGGCACCGCCACCGCGGTCACCGCCCAGAAACGCGATGTGCTCGTCGTCCACCTGCACAACACCGCCAAGGGCGGCACCTCCACGGCGCTGCTGGTCGACAACACCACCACCAAGCAGGGCACCACGGTCCTGCTGCCCAACTCCCTGGCCCTGACCGGCGACGACGGCTCCACGACGACCCTCGCCAAGTCCGTGGACGACGACGGCACCTCCGGCACCCGCGACCAGCTCGACACGGTCCTCGGCACCAGCATCCAGGGCACCTGGCGGCTCGACACCCCCTACCTGCAGAACCTCGTCGACCTCGTCGGCAACATCGAGATCGACACCGACACCGACGTGCCCGACCCGGACGCCAAGAAGAAGGGCGCCGCGCCGCTCGTCCACCGGGGCCAGGACCAGACGCTCAGCGGCAAGATGGCCGTCGCCTACGCCACCCACCGCGCCTCCGGCGAGTCCGAGAACGCCCAGTTGCAGCGGTTCGGCCAGGTCATGCAGGGCGTGCTGCGCAAGATGCCCTCCGACCCGGCGTCCGCGACCACCACCGTGCAGACGCTCGCGCAGATCCTCGACCCGCCGCTCACCGACAAGGACCTCGGCACCTTCCTCGCCAGGCTCGCCGACCTCGCCAAGAGCGGCGGCTACCGGACCGCCCTGCTGCCCGTGCGGCCCGACGGCACGCTCAGCGCCGGGACCAGTGACAGCGTGGTCAAGGGCGTCCTCGGCGGCACCGCGAAGAGCCCCGACGCCGGCTCCGCGGTCCGGGTCTCCGTGGAGAACGCCACCGGTGTGAAGGACGACACGGAGAAGGCCCGCGTGGTGCTCCTCAACGGCGGCTTCACCTTCCTGGAGGGCGGCAGCGCCTCCGGCACCGAGGCCGCCTCGAAGGTGACCTACGCGGACGCCGCCGACCGGGCCAAGGCCACCGAAGTCGCCAAGACCCTCGGCCTGCCCGCCGGCTCCGTGACCAAGGGCACGGTCTCCTCCGGCGCCGACGTCTCGGTGGTCCTCGGCCGCGACTACCAGCCGTCCTCGTCCTGACCCCGTGCCGTGGCCGCGCTCCCCGGCGGAGCGCGGCCACGGTGAGCCCCACGGGCCGCCGTAATCCCGTGGGGGGTGCCGGGCGGTCCGTGAGACCCTTGATGACAAAAGACCGCCGACGGAAAGCCATGTAGTGACCGCCACAGACCGTTCCCTTGAGCTCATCAACACCGCCGCCCAGGCGGCGGCCGACAAGCTCGCCCATGACGTCATCGCCTACGACGTGAGCGACGTGCTGTCGATCACGGACGCCTTCCTGGTCGCGTCCGCGCCGAACGACCGCCAGGTGAAGGCCATCGTCGACGAAATCGAGGAGCGCCTGCAGAAGGAACTCGGCGCCAAGCCGGTCCGCCGCGAGGGCGACCGCGAGGCCCGCTGGGTCCTGCTCGACTACGTCGACATCGTCGTGCACGTCCAGCACAGCGAGGAGCGGGTCTTCTACGCCCTGGAGCGGCTGTGGAAGGACTGCCCCGAGATCGAGCTGCCCGCCGACGCCAAGGCCACCCGGGGCAAGGCCGAGGAGCACGCCAGGCTGCAGGCCGCCGAGGCCGACCGGGAGCCGGGCGGGGAGTGGTGATGAGCGCCACGGGTGAGGTGACCGACCACAAGGGCCGGGGCCGCCGCATCATCCTGTGGCGACACGGCCAGACCTCGTGGAACGTCGAACGGCGCTTCCAGGGCACCACGGACGTCGAGCTGACCGAGACGGGCCTGGGCCAGGCCCGCCGCGCCGCCCGGCTGCTCGCCTCCCTGCGGCCCGACGCGATCGTCTCGTCCGACCTGCGGCGCGCGGCGCACACGGCCGCCGAGCTGGCCGCCCTCACCGGCCTCGACGTCACCCGCGAGGAGGGCCTGCGCGAGACCTACGCGGGCGTCTGGCAGGGGTTGACGCACGAGGAGATCATCGCCCGCCACGGCGAGGAGTACGCCGCCTGGAAGCGCGGTGAAGCGGTCCGCCGCGGCGGCGGCGAACTGGAGACCGAGGTCGCCGACCGCGCCGCGCCCGTCGTGCTGCGGCACGCCGAGAAGCTGCCCGAGGACGGCACCCTCGTCGTCGTCAGCCACGGCG comes from Streptomyces sp. SCL15-4 and encodes:
- a CDS encoding LCP family protein — translated: MNDRYDAGDAGYGAVPYEIVGYDEYGRPVYQQVPAEQPPQAPQTAYDPYAQQQGYGYDPYAAGRQPASPYDPGHQQPAYDAYDSYAPYGSQTPYDPYATGAGTGTATGPQDGTGYDPYGQTASGGRQHLVAEQTAYIPQQAAPAEESPAAEDGPAAGETGPGPAAPDYRTEQFAFVEEPDGDSEDVIDWLKFTENRTERREEARRRARSRLIALLVVLALVAVGGAGYLWYAGKLPGLSSSGGSDGTATAVTAQKRDVLVVHLHNTAKGGTSTALLVDNTTTKQGTTVLLPNSLALTGDDGSTTTLAKSVDDDGTSGTRDQLDTVLGTSIQGTWRLDTPYLQNLVDLVGNIEIDTDTDVPDPDAKKKGAAPLVHRGQDQTLSGKMAVAYATHRASGESENAQLQRFGQVMQGVLRKMPSDPASATTTVQTLAQILDPPLTDKDLGTFLARLADLAKSGGYRTALLPVRPDGTLSAGTSDSVVKGVLGGTAKSPDAGSAVRVSVENATGVKDDTEKARVVLLNGGFTFLEGGSASGTEAASKVTYADAADRAKATEVAKTLGLPAGSVTKGTVSSGADVSVVLGRDYQPSSS
- the rsfS gene encoding ribosome silencing factor, which produces MTATDRSLELINTAAQAAADKLAHDVIAYDVSDVLSITDAFLVASAPNDRQVKAIVDEIEERLQKELGAKPVRREGDREARWVLLDYVDIVVHVQHSEERVFYALERLWKDCPEIELPADAKATRGKAEEHARLQAAEADREPGGEW
- a CDS encoding histidine phosphatase family protein, with the protein product MSATGEVTDHKGRGRRIILWRHGQTSWNVERRFQGTTDVELTETGLGQARRAARLLASLRPDAIVSSDLRRAAHTAAELAALTGLDVTREEGLRETYAGVWQGLTHEEIIARHGEEYAAWKRGEAVRRGGGELETEVADRAAPVVLRHAEKLPEDGTLVVVSHGGTIRTTIGRLLGLEARHWESLGGLTNCCWSVLGEGARGWRLLEHNAGTLPEPVLGDDD